In one Grus americana isolate bGruAme1 chromosome 1, bGruAme1.mat, whole genome shotgun sequence genomic region, the following are encoded:
- the HSPH1 gene encoding heat shock protein 105 kDa, whose product MAVVGFDLGFQSCYIAVARAGGIETVANEFSDRCTPSVVSFGSKNRAIGVSAKNQQITHAHNTVSNFKRFHGRAFNDPFVQKEKEKLSYDLVPMKNGGVGVKVMYMGEEHIFSVEQVSAMLLTKLKETAESNLKKPVTDCVISVPSFFTDAERRSLLDAAQIVGLNCLRLMNDMTAVALNYGIYKQDLPAPEEKPRIVVFVDMGHSAFQVSACAFNKSKLKVLGTAFDPFLGGRNFDGKLVDYFCAEIKAKYKLDPKAKVRALLRLYQECEKLKKLMSSNSTDIPLNIECFMNDTDVSGKMNRSQFEELCADLLQRIEMPLLSLMEQTQLKVEDVTAVEIVGGATRIPAVKERIAKFFGKDVSTTLNADEAIARGCALQCAILSPAFKVREFSVTDATPFPISLLWNTEAEDTEGVHEVFSRNHAAPFSKVLTFYRKGPFELEAFYSDPNGVPYPESKIGRYVIQNVAAQKDGEKSKVKVKVRVNTHGIFSVSTASMVEPVKSEDSEDFGVETELELQDQRPIENSSDKNIQQENSEAGTQSQVQTDGQQTSQSPPSSEPPSEENKIPDVKKTNEKKGDQPPEAKKPKIKVKNVELPIEANLVWQLGKDLLNMYIETEGKMIMQDKLEKERNDAKNAVEEYVYEFRDKLSGPYEKFVCEKDLQGFSALLTETEGWLYEEGEDEAKQVYVDKLEDLKKLGTPIEMRYQEAEERPKLLEELGHRLQYYATIAGEFRNKDEKYIHIDEMEMMKVEKCVSEVVEWMNNAVSAQAKKSLDQDPAVHSSEIKAKLQELNDVCEPVVTQPKPKVDSPKEENPLNERSDYKTEDMGEDDKNSEMPQQNGECHPSDQNTVSMDLD is encoded by the exons ATGGCCGTGGTGGGCTTTGACCTGGGCTTCCAGAGCTGCTACATCGCCGTGGCGCGGGCCGGCGGCATCGAGACCGTCGCCAACGAGTTCAGCGACCGGTGCACGCC ATCGGTTGTTTCCTTTGGATCCAAAAACAGAGCTATTGGTGTCTCGGCTAAAAACCAG CAAATTACTCATGCCCACAACACAGTATCTAACTTCAAGAGATTCCATGGCCGTGCATTTAATGATCCTtttgttcagaaagaaaaagaaaagttgagcTATGATTTGGTTCCTATGAAGAATGGTGGAGTTGGAGTAAAG GTCATGTACATGGGTGAGGAGCATATCTTCAGTGTGGAACAGGTTTCAGCTATGTTACTGACTAAATTAAAGGAGACTGCAGAGAGTAACCTGAAAAAGCCAGTAACAGACTGTGTTATTTCT GTTCCATCATTTTTCACAGATGCTGAAAGGAGGTCCCTTCTGGATGCAGCTCAAATTGTTGGGTTAAATTGTCTTAGATTAATGAATGACATGACAGCAG TGGCTCTGAATTACGGAATTTATAAACAAGACCTTCCAGCTCCTGAAGAGAAGCCACGGATAGTTGTGTTTGTTGATATGGGACATTCTGCATTTCAAGTATCAGCCTGTGCATTCAACAAGAGTAAACTAAAG GTACTTGGCACAGCATTTGACCCTTTCCTAGGTGGAAGAAACTTTGATGGAAAGCTAGTAGATTACTTTtgtgcagaaataaaagcaaagtacAAACTGGATCCAAAAGCAAAAGTTCGAGCTCTTCTTCGTCTGTATCAGGAatgtgagaagctgaagaaactAATGAGTTCAAATAGCACAGACATTCCCCTAAATATTGAGTGTTTCATGAATGATACTGATGTATCTGGAAAAATGAACAG GTCACAATTTGAAGAACTGTGTGCTGACTTGCTGCAAAGGATAGAGATGCCTCTGCTTTCATTAATGGAACAAACACAACTGAAAGTGGAAGATGTAACTGCTGTAGAGATTGTGGGAGGAGCAACCCGCATTCCTGCTGTCAAAGAGAGAATTGCTAAATTTTTTGGCAAAGATGTCAGTACAACACTCAATGCAGATGAAGCCATAGCTaggggctgtgctctgcag TGTGCAATTCTTTCTCCAGCTTTTAAAGTGAGAGAATTCTCTGTGACAGATGCTACACCATTCCCAATATCTCTGTTGTGGAACACAGAAGCAGAGGACACTGAAGG GGTTCATGAGGTGTTCAGCAGAAATCATGCAGCACCTTTCTCCAAGGTTCTTACGTTCTATAGGAAAGGTCCATTTGAGTTAGAAGCTTTTTATTCGGATCCTAATGGAGTCCCATATCCAGAGTCAAAAATCG gtaGGTATGTTATCCAGAATGTTGCAGCccagaaagatggagagaagtCTAAAGTCAAAGTGAAAGTCCGTGTCAATACTCACGGCATTTTCAGTGTGTCCACTGCGTCCATGGTAGAACCAGTTAAAAGTGAAGACAGTGAAGATTTTGGTGTTGAGACTGAACTGGAACTTCAGGACCAGAGGCCTATTGAAAACTCAAGTGAT aaaaatatccaGCAAGAGAACAGTGAGGCTGGAACACAGTCCCAGGTACAAACTGATGGTCAGCAAACGTCACAGTCTCCCCCTTCATCAGAACCTccctctgaagaaaacaaaatcccagaTGTCAAGAAA ACAAATGAGAAGAAAGGTGATCAGCCCCCAGAAGCTAAGAAACCCAAGATAAAAGTGAAGAATGTGGAACTGCCTATTGAAGCTAACTTGGTTTGGCAGTTAGGAAAAGATCTCCTCAATATGTATATTGAAACAGAG GGAAAGATGATTATGCAAGATaaactggagaaggaaagaaatgatgCAAAGAATGCAGTGGAGGAATACGTGTATGAATTCAGGGACAAGTTGTCTGGACCATATGAAAAGTTTGTGTGTGAAAAG GATCTGCAAGGATTCTCTGCACTCCTGACAGAGACAGAAGGCTGGCTGTATGAAGAGGGTGAGGATGAAGCTAAGCAAGTGTACGTAGACAAATTAGAGGATTTAAAG AAATTAGGTACTCCAATTGAAATGCGCTATCAAGAAGCAGAAGAACGACCAAAGCTGTTAGAAGAATTGGGACACAGGCTCCAGTATTATGCTACAATAGCTGGGGAATTCAGGAATAAA GATGAGAAATACATCCATATtgatgaaatggaaatgatgAAAGTAGAGAAGTGTGTTAGTGAAGTGGTAGAGTGGATGAATAATGCTGTGAGTGCACAGGCTAAGAAGAGCTTAGATCAGGATCCGGCTGTGCATTCAAGTGAAATTAAGGCAAAGCTACAG GAGTTAAACGATGTCTGTGAGCCTGTTGTGacccagccaaaaccaaaagTTGACTCTCCTAAGGAAGAAAACCCATTAAATGAACGGAGTGATTACAAAACTGAAGACATGGGAGAAGATgacaaaaattctgaaatgcCTCAACAAAATGGCGAATGTCATCCAAGTGATCAAAACACTGTTAGCATGGACTTGGACTAA